The bacterium region GACGAGCCAGTGAAGCCGCCACGTCCATCCGTTCGCTGTAGCGGCTGGATTTTGCCACCGCCACGAACGACGTCATCACCACCAGCAAGCAGACCATGACGAGGAACATCGTAATGAGCACCTCTATCATGCTGATACCCGCTTGCCGTCGCTTGCATGTTTTCATCGCTTTCCTCCTCATCCCTGAGTGCGGCCGAGTCTACCGGAGCACTTGGGCAAGACCCACGCTCAGCGTCCAGTAGCCCTCGGAATTCCCGTCGGCTTCCACC contains the following coding sequences:
- a CDS encoding prepilin-type N-terminal cleavage/methylation domain-containing protein, which codes for MRRKAMKTCKRRQAGISMIEVLITMFLVMVCLLVVMTSFVAVAKSSRYSERMDVAASLAR